One Chloroflexota bacterium DNA segment encodes these proteins:
- a CDS encoding glycosyltransferase family 2 protein, translating into MSGNPRASIIIPSYNGMAHLPVCLASLRAQAGAPSFETILVDNGSTDESVGFVAREFPAVRVVALPRNEVFVGAVNSGIRAARGEIIILLNNDTEAEPNWLAELVGALDGEPQAGMAASKMRLFDRRDTLHNAGDSFGRDGLPVNRGVWETDAGQYDNDRFVFAACGGAAAYRKTVLDRIGLFDDDLIAYCEDVDLGWRAQLAGYRCVYAPRAIVYHKLSATGGGKLASYYVGRNVLWVLAKNLPDSLWRKYRGRIIAAQLRIARDALLAWRGEAARARLRGQWDGLRGLRGMLAKRKAIQAARVVDDGYIDSLLT; encoded by the coding sequence ATGAGCGGCAACCCGCGCGCATCCATCATCATCCCGTCATACAACGGCATGGCGCATTTGCCGGTCTGCCTCGCGTCGCTGCGCGCGCAGGCTGGCGCGCCGTCGTTCGAGACGATTCTCGTCGACAATGGCTCGACCGACGAATCGGTGGGGTTTGTAGCTCGCGAATTCCCGGCAGTGCGCGTCGTCGCCCTGCCGCGCAACGAAGTCTTCGTCGGCGCGGTCAACAGCGGCATCCGCGCGGCGCGCGGCGAGATCATCATCCTGCTGAACAACGACACTGAGGCCGAGCCAAACTGGCTGGCCGAACTGGTCGGCGCGCTGGACGGCGAGCCGCAGGCCGGCATGGCGGCCTCGAAAATGCGGCTGTTCGACCGGCGCGACACCCTGCACAACGCCGGCGACAGCTTCGGACGCGACGGCCTGCCGGTGAACCGGGGTGTGTGGGAAACCGATGCGGGCCAATACGACAACGACCGCTTCGTGTTCGCGGCGTGCGGCGGCGCGGCCGCCTACCGCAAGACGGTGCTCGACCGCATCGGTCTGTTCGACGACGATCTGATCGCGTACTGCGAGGATGTCGATCTCGGCTGGCGCGCGCAACTGGCAGGCTACCGCTGCGTCTACGCGCCGCGCGCCATCGTCTATCACAAGCTGAGCGCGACCGGCGGCGGCAAGCTGGCGAGCTACTACGTTGGGCGTAACGTGCTCTGGGTGCTGGCGAAGAACCTGCCGGATAGCCTGTGGCGCAAGTACCGCGGGCGGATCATCGCCGCGCAACTGCGCATCGCGCGTGATGCATTGCTGGCATGGCGCGGCGAGGCCGCGCGCGCGCGCCTGCGCGGCCAATGGGATGGCCTGCGCGGCCTGCGGGGCATGTTGGCCAAGCGCAAAGCGATTCAGGCCGCGCGCGTCGTGGACGACGGGTACATCGACAGCCTGCTAACATAA
- a CDS encoding DUF333 domain-containing protein yields MGKSTGNRRKIEFSRIRNNRKKEKMKRIFTFTIILMALTACTAPQTQSAPDAAATDMPQASMPNPASVYCIQKGNTLEFRTAADGSQNGICVFPDGSTCDEWAYYRGECGRAAQKSPTPAFAVVPTAIPSGGGTGGSIPGSFVTPGTPEKIADWWGIIKSNKPGAQFDDCFERRDLGRVISFGIDSMDPAIRSQIQAQRDSGRIVHLYGTLLSNVPDCNGSQIQVDRLEVKE; encoded by the coding sequence ATGGGCAAATCCACGGGAAATCGAAGAAAAATAGAGTTTTCAAGAATCAGGAACAACAGAAAGAAAGAAAAAATGAAAAGGATCTTTACATTCACAATCATTTTGATGGCGCTGACAGCCTGCACAGCGCCCCAGACGCAGTCGGCACCCGATGCTGCTGCAACGGACATGCCTCAAGCGTCTATGCCGAATCCTGCCTCGGTCTATTGCATACAGAAAGGGAACACACTCGAATTTCGCACTGCTGCCGATGGCAGCCAAAACGGAATATGTGTTTTTCCGGATGGCAGCACCTGTGACGAGTGGGCCTATTACCGGGGAGAGTGTGGCCGGGCAGCACAAAAAAGCCCAACACCTGCCTTTGCCGTTGTCCCAACCGCAATACCAAGTGGTGGCGGCACAGGAGGAAGTATCCCAGGCAGTTTCGTGACACCCGGTACGCCAGAGAAGATAGCTGACTGGTGGGGGATCATCAAGAGCAACAAGCCTGGCGCACAGTTTGATGACTGTTTCGAGCGGAGGGACTTGGGACGGGTGATCTCCTTTGGCATTGACTCCATGGACCCGGCGATAAGGTCCCAGATCCAGGCGCAGCGCGATAGCGGCAGGATCGTTCATCTATATGGCACACTACTCAGCAATGTGCCTGACTGCAACGGTTCGCAGATACAGGTGGATCGCCTCGAGGTTAAAGAGTAG
- a CDS encoding NAD(P)H-binding protein — translation MKICIIGASGKLGTYMVQHALDRGHAVVGVCRERSVNKLEAFKGRITLIPGATNDRQVIQQAVAGCDGVLTVLIPWGVQQYSSGTAQAVLDYAQPGARLIFSCGWHITRDGQDVYSSTFKAALKAAGWIGKLLRAVEIDDQVEACQRVFASPTRWTVVRGSDLEEGESQGLPVWSRHVGDPILESNMTRRVDYALFMVEALKNDELIHEAPAIVGRRTPSALAHAAYETQQHLSTKGA, via the coding sequence ATGAAAATCTGCATCATTGGGGCATCTGGAAAGCTCGGTACTTACATGGTACAGCACGCTCTGGATCGGGGACATGCGGTGGTCGGAGTCTGCCGGGAGCGCAGCGTGAACAAACTCGAGGCGTTCAAAGGGCGCATCACACTCATTCCCGGTGCGACAAACGACCGCCAGGTGATTCAGCAGGCTGTCGCTGGCTGCGACGGGGTCCTCACCGTGCTGATCCCCTGGGGGGTTCAACAGTATTCATCGGGAACGGCCCAGGCAGTACTCGACTACGCCCAACCGGGAGCGCGCCTGATCTTTTCCTGCGGCTGGCACATCACGCGCGACGGCCAGGATGTGTACTCCTCCACCTTCAAGGCAGCCCTCAAAGCCGCTGGATGGATCGGAAAGTTGCTGCGTGCCGTGGAAATTGATGACCAGGTGGAAGCCTGCCAACGGGTATTTGCCAGCCCAACCCGCTGGACGGTCGTGCGTGGGAGCGACCTTGAAGAGGGCGAGAGTCAGGGCCTGCCCGTGTGGAGTCGGCACGTGGGTGATCCCATCTTGGAAAGCAATATGACGCGCCGCGTGGATTACGCTCTATTCATGGTCGAGGCTCTTAAGAACGACGAGTTGATCCACGAAGCGCCGGCCATTGTCGGCCGCCGCACACCTTCGGCGCTGGCGCACGCTGCTTATGAAACTCAGCAACATCTTTCCACAAAAGGAGCCTGA
- a CDS encoding transposase, whose product MPTWIFAQTESLCNFLVPLLLNFSPAQQRHALNFIEALMVSGSKHKTLRHLTGLLRLPHADEFALADFFRASPWDHQALQKGVTLCLLKLVVQLQTRTGWRLLFLKIDDALCPKDVATQALAAVSLQYDHVTQRRQRGKCTNSSRYVTLSLQIGPAQFCLAWRLYLPVKVVKRLNRGRAVAEKLTYHKLVALVEQMLDEVAPQLPPACRVYVLFDAWYDNQQLLNYIRAHGWHFICATRSNRNLSGRPLCHWWPHLGYQRITRVVVRSAKRSRTYQTRYHIGQLRRYPQPVVAIISKRKQRDTHPAYFLCSDTSLHVRTILKYYGYRWQAEVDNWFLKERFGLSDFRVQSLEAILRWHTLVFAAYAFVQTQRVAPLLTDPKVTLQPLGDVLRTHQAAHVRHTVCHIAALVRSGLSDAELVAMLLPP is encoded by the coding sequence ATGCCAACCTGGATTTTCGCGCAAACCGAGTCATTATGCAACTTTCTGGTGCCGTTGCTGCTCAACTTTTCGCCTGCGCAGCAGCGGCATGCCCTCAATTTCATCGAAGCGCTGATGGTCAGCGGCAGCAAACACAAGACACTCAGACACCTGACGGGCCTGCTGCGACTGCCCCACGCCGACGAGTTTGCGCTGGCCGACTTCTTCCGCGCCAGCCCCTGGGACCATCAGGCGCTTCAAAAGGGCGTGACGCTGTGCCTGTTGAAGCTGGTCGTGCAGCTTCAGACGCGAACCGGCTGGCGCCTGCTGTTCCTCAAGATCGACGATGCGCTCTGCCCGAAAGATGTTGCGACGCAGGCCCTGGCAGCGGTCAGTTTGCAGTACGATCATGTGACGCAACGGCGGCAGCGGGGCAAATGCACCAACAGCTCCCGCTACGTGACGCTCTCGCTGCAAATCGGTCCAGCCCAATTCTGCTTGGCCTGGCGGTTGTATCTGCCCGTCAAGGTGGTCAAACGTCTCAATCGCGGGCGCGCCGTTGCCGAGAAATTGACCTACCACAAACTGGTGGCGCTCGTCGAGCAGATGCTGGACGAGGTAGCACCACAGTTGCCGCCCGCCTGTCGGGTCTACGTCTTGTTCGATGCCTGGTACGACAACCAGCAGCTACTCAACTACATTCGCGCGCACGGCTGGCACTTCATCTGTGCGACGCGCTCCAATCGCAATCTGTCTGGCCGTCCGCTCTGCCACTGGTGGCCGCATCTGGGCTACCAACGCATCACCCGCGTGGTGGTGCGCTCAGCCAAGCGCAGTCGCACCTATCAAACCCGATACCACATCGGCCAACTGCGCCGCTACCCCCAACCGGTGGTAGCGATCATCTCCAAACGCAAACAGCGGGATACACATCCCGCGTACTTCTTGTGCTCGGACACCAGCTTGCACGTCCGAACGATCCTGAAGTACTACGGCTATCGCTGGCAGGCGGAAGTCGACAATTGGTTTTTGAAGGAGCGCTTCGGCCTGAGCGACTTTCGCGTGCAGTCGCTCGAGGCCATCCTGCGCTGGCACACGCTGGTCTTTGCCGCTTATGCTTTCGTGCAAACCCAGCGCGTCGCACCGCTCTTGACCGACCCCAAGGTCACGTTGCAACCCTTGGGCGATGTCTTGCGCACGCATCAAGCCGCCCATGTGCGACACACGGTCTGTCACATCGCTGCCCTGGTTCGCTCCGGGCTCAGCGATGCCGAGCTCGTCGCCATGTTGCTGCCGCCCTAA